One Glycine max cultivar Williams 82 chromosome 4, Glycine_max_v4.0, whole genome shotgun sequence DNA segment encodes these proteins:
- the LOC106795922 gene encoding uncharacterized protein At2g29880 — MGDSQENNKGKSRDKDNYVSWTMEDTNELLHLLVDAMNRGLRDANGSLSKQNVERIILPQLNAKTKFPKTYSHYLSRMKWFRNQYNMMSTLMRNNSGFGWDPIGKTFTAHEDVWKDYLKSHPSHSKLRGKSMVDYEYLKIVVGGGVSSGNNSISVDPDDTDATTFEPENRTVGIEEFSYDPNSDTFITPNNYELAYQPPSPNQPSPPSHPL; from the exons ATGGGGGAttcacaagaaaataacaaaggaaAGAGTAGAGACAAAGATAATTATGTATCTTGGACTATGGAGGATACCAATGAGTTGTTGCACCTCTTGGTGGATGCTATGAATAGGGGATTGCGTGATGCCAATGGGTCACTTAGCAAACAAAATGTAGAACGAATAATACTTCCTCAACTCAATGCAAAAACTAAATTCCCTAAAACTTATAGTCATTATTTGAGTCGGATGAAGTGGTTTCGAAACCAGTATAACATGATGTCAACCCTTATGCGCAACAACTCTGGCTTTGGATGGGACCCAATTGGAAAAACTTTCACTGCTCATGAGGATGTATGGAAAGATTACTTAAAG tcccaCCCAAGTCACAGCAAACTTCGAGGAAAAAGTATGGTTGATTATGAGTATTTGAAGATCGTTGTTGGGGGTGGAGTTTCTAGCGGGAATAATTCTATATCAGTCGATCCAGATGATACTGATGCAACAACTTTTGAGCCAGAAAATAGAACTGTTGGGATAGAAGAATTTTCATATGATCCTAATAGTGATACATTCATAACACCAAATAACTATGAACTAGCATATCAGCCTCCATCACCAAACCAACCAAGTCCACCATCCCACCCCCTTTAG